From one Marinobacter sp. LV10MA510-1 genomic stretch:
- the folK gene encoding 2-amino-4-hydroxy-6-hydroxymethyldihydropteridine diphosphokinase, which translates to MTDVFVGLGSNLADPAAQLGSAIAELAALPNTTLVAQSPFYASKPVGPQDQPDYVNGAAWLNTGLTPHVLLDHLQNIEQAHGRERLQHWGPRTLDLDVLLFGQQTLNNDRLTVPHAQLSQRDFALQPLLDLNPKLTLPDGTALALLRQRCPDNQLRKLPPVATNGHA; encoded by the coding sequence ATGACCGACGTATTCGTTGGCCTGGGTAGCAACCTGGCAGACCCGGCTGCGCAATTGGGCAGCGCAATTGCAGAGTTGGCAGCGCTGCCAAACACCACGCTGGTTGCGCAATCCCCATTTTACGCCAGCAAACCGGTGGGCCCTCAGGACCAGCCAGATTATGTCAACGGTGCCGCATGGCTGAATACCGGCCTGACGCCTCACGTTCTGCTAGACCATTTACAGAATATTGAACAGGCCCACGGCCGCGAGCGTCTGCAGCACTGGGGGCCACGCACTCTGGACCTGGACGTGCTGCTTTTCGGCCAACAAACGCTAAACAATGACCGACTGACGGTGCCCCACGCACAACTTTCGCAGCGGGACTTTGCCTTGCAACCTCTGTTGGACTTAAATCCGAAACTGACCCTGCCCGACGGCACCGCATTAGCCCTGCTGCGCCAGCGGTGCCCTGATAACCAATTACGAAAACTGCCCCCAGTCGCTACAAACGGGCACGCCTAA
- the folK gene encoding 2-amino-4-hydroxy-6-hydroxymethyldihydropteridine diphosphokinase, which produces MNTPVLVGIGSNQNREACLQVALDALADWFGELALSPVYESQAVGFDGSPFLNMVAGFNTAMPLAELSRRFKQLEANHGRLRGSARFAAQTLDIDILTYGDQVGVFCGVELPRAEILVNAFVLKPLADVAGSRLHPQRGQSYQDLWQLHRAGPPLHRVNFSWRDRVISNAVGGAETSDQGIG; this is translated from the coding sequence GTGAACACTCCGGTGCTGGTGGGTATAGGCAGCAACCAGAACCGCGAAGCCTGTTTGCAGGTGGCATTAGATGCCTTGGCGGACTGGTTTGGCGAGTTGGCCTTGTCGCCGGTTTATGAAAGCCAGGCGGTAGGTTTTGACGGTTCGCCGTTTTTGAATATGGTTGCCGGATTCAATACTGCAATGCCGCTGGCCGAGTTGTCGCGCCGCTTTAAACAGCTGGAGGCCAACCATGGCCGGCTTCGGGGCAGCGCCCGCTTTGCAGCACAAACGCTGGATATCGACATTCTGACTTACGGCGATCAAGTAGGAGTGTTTTGCGGTGTGGAATTACCACGTGCCGAAATATTGGTGAACGCGTTTGTGCTAAAGCCCTTAGCGGACGTGGCCGGGTCGCGTTTACACCCACAACGTGGGCAAAGCTATCAGGATTTGTGGCAGCTGCACCGCGCTGGCCCACCCCTGCACAGGGTCAATTTCAGCTGGCGCGACCGTGTAATTTCAAACGCCGTTGGCGGCGCGGAAACGAGCGATCAGGGCATCGGTTGA
- the pgi gene encoding glucose-6-phosphate isomerase, with protein sequence MQGHASIPTATKAWQALLRQQKRLATQPMAKMFAEDSQRASRYLLEAAGLTLDFSKNRLDDGALAALMALAEECQLASRRRALFTGDPVNNTENRPALHTALRASADQTIQVNGKNVIEEVHATLEHMQQFVNAVASGERRGCTGERFTDVVSIGIGGSFLGPKLATEALTPYHHGGLRCHYAANIDGTEICEILRQVSPHTTLFLVQSKSFKTPETLENAKVARDWLIQHCPQKDAVARHFAAVSANAEAAQAFGIEADSLFPMWDWVGGRYSLWSAIGLPVALSIGMDNFRQLLVGAQAMDDHFVQAPLAQNMPVVMAMLGVWYSNLWGACSHAILPYDQYLRSLPDHLQQLDMESNGKRVTRAGIAVTYHTGPIIWGGLGANGQHAYHQLIHQGTRLIPADFIIPLVSHNPIANHHADLFANCLSQSQAMMAGKTLEQARRELIAEGRTEQDVERLAPHKVVPGNQPSNTLVMQQLTPYTLGALIALYEHRTFVQGVIWDLDSFDQWGVELGKQLGQTILPRLLGQPAPANAGNSDSSTDALIARFRAANGV encoded by the coding sequence ATGCAAGGCCATGCATCTATACCAACCGCTACAAAAGCCTGGCAGGCGCTGCTGCGCCAACAAAAGCGGCTAGCAACACAGCCCATGGCAAAGATGTTTGCCGAGGACAGCCAACGGGCATCACGCTATTTGCTTGAAGCAGCCGGCCTGACTCTGGACTTTTCCAAGAATCGCCTTGATGATGGTGCCCTCGCCGCTCTGATGGCCCTGGCCGAAGAGTGCCAACTGGCCTCTCGTCGCCGTGCACTGTTTACCGGTGATCCGGTGAACAACACTGAGAACAGGCCCGCGCTTCATACCGCCCTGCGGGCGAGTGCAGATCAGACTATTCAGGTAAACGGCAAGAATGTGATAGAGGAAGTTCACGCCACGCTGGAACACATGCAGCAGTTTGTTAACGCTGTCGCAAGCGGTGAACGCCGAGGCTGCACGGGCGAGCGTTTTACCGACGTGGTCAGCATTGGCATTGGTGGCTCTTTCCTGGGGCCAAAGCTGGCGACAGAGGCTCTAACGCCCTATCACCACGGCGGCTTGCGCTGCCATTACGCAGCCAATATCGACGGCACTGAGATCTGCGAGATTTTGCGCCAGGTAAGCCCGCACACCACGCTGTTTCTGGTGCAGTCAAAATCCTTCAAAACCCCTGAAACCCTGGAAAACGCAAAAGTCGCCCGCGACTGGCTGATTCAGCACTGCCCGCAAAAAGACGCCGTTGCACGCCACTTTGCAGCAGTATCCGCGAACGCTGAGGCCGCTCAAGCCTTCGGCATTGAGGCAGACAGCCTGTTCCCTATGTGGGACTGGGTCGGTGGGCGCTATTCGCTCTGGTCGGCCATTGGCTTACCGGTTGCCTTGAGCATTGGCATGGACAATTTCCGCCAGTTGCTGGTGGGTGCCCAAGCCATGGACGACCACTTCGTGCAAGCGCCATTGGCGCAGAATATGCCTGTGGTGATGGCCATGCTGGGTGTCTGGTACAGCAATTTGTGGGGCGCCTGCAGCCACGCCATTTTGCCCTACGACCAGTATTTACGGAGCCTGCCGGACCACCTTCAGCAGCTGGACATGGAGAGCAACGGTAAGCGCGTGACTCGCGCAGGCATTGCGGTCACCTACCATACTGGCCCGATCATCTGGGGCGGGCTCGGCGCCAACGGACAGCACGCCTACCATCAGCTCATTCACCAGGGTACCCGGCTGATTCCGGCAGACTTCATTATTCCGCTGGTCAGCCATAACCCCATTGCGAATCATCACGCCGATCTGTTCGCCAATTGCCTGAGCCAGTCCCAGGCCATGATGGCCGGAAAAACGCTGGAACAGGCCCGCCGTGAACTGATTGCCGAGGGCCGCACAGAGCAGGACGTTGAACGTCTTGCTCCACATAAAGTGGTGCCTGGCAACCAACCCAGCAACACCCTGGTGATGCAGCAGCTTACGCCCTACACACTGGGCGCGTTGATCGCCCTGTACGAACACCGCACCTTTGTACAGGGTGTCATCTGGGATCTGGATTCGTTCGATCAATGGGGAGTAGAGCTGGGCAAACAGCTGGGGCAGACCATTTTGCCGCGCCTGCTGGGCCAGCCGGCGCCGGCAAACGCGGGTAATAGTGACAGTTCAACCGATGCCCTGATCGCTCGTTTCCGCGCCGCCAACGGCGTTTGA
- the folB gene encoding dihydroneopterin aldolase gives MADRVFIEGLEVEAVVGVYDWERDITQRLVVDLDMDWDNRVPGASDDVKDALDYAAVSDCVIRCLQALQPKLLEHAAEVLAAELQRAFGIEFLRLSIRKPGAVPAASAVGVSIERGRRL, from the coding sequence GTGGCAGATCGCGTGTTTATTGAAGGCTTGGAGGTCGAGGCGGTTGTGGGAGTCTACGACTGGGAGCGGGATATCACCCAGCGCCTGGTGGTAGACCTGGACATGGATTGGGATAACCGCGTGCCCGGCGCGTCTGATGACGTCAAGGACGCGCTGGATTACGCCGCGGTCAGTGACTGCGTGATCCGCTGTCTGCAAGCGCTGCAACCCAAATTGCTTGAGCACGCTGCAGAGGTACTGGCGGCCGAGTTGCAACGGGCGTTTGGTATCGAGTTTTTGCGGCTGAGCATTCGCAAACCCGGCGCCGTTCCGGCCGCGTCCGCAGTGGGCGTCAGCATCGAGCGTGGGCGCCGCCTGTGA
- the panC gene encoding pantoate--beta-alanine ligase → MRTVNTIKELRAMVRGWRQQGKTIALVPTMGNLHKGHLSLVRRAAEVADIVVTSIFVNPMQFGASEDLDSYPRTLVEDQSLLVEAGNTLLFTPSAADIYPAGLAHQTKVVVPDVSEDHCGARRPGHFDGVATVVTMLFNIVQPDFALFGEKDLQQLTIIRKLVRDLMLPVEIIGGATVRDSDGLAKSSRNGYLSIEDRALAPALQKILQTMAKDLRAGDTHFTRLSEHAKIELLNAGLRPDYVNIVNSQTLKPATADDRELAILAAVFLGTTRLIDNISLVR, encoded by the coding sequence ATGAGAACTGTCAATACCATTAAAGAGCTGCGCGCCATGGTGCGCGGCTGGCGTCAGCAAGGCAAAACCATCGCGCTGGTGCCCACCATGGGCAACTTGCACAAAGGCCACCTGTCGTTGGTTCGACGAGCCGCAGAAGTCGCAGACATCGTGGTCACCAGCATCTTTGTGAACCCCATGCAGTTTGGTGCCAGCGAAGACCTCGACAGCTACCCCCGCACTCTGGTGGAAGACCAGAGCCTGCTGGTGGAAGCCGGTAATACGCTGCTGTTTACGCCTTCCGCCGCGGACATCTATCCGGCGGGTCTGGCCCATCAGACAAAAGTGGTAGTGCCTGACGTCAGCGAAGACCACTGCGGTGCCCGCCGGCCGGGCCACTTTGACGGCGTGGCCACCGTTGTCACTATGCTGTTCAATATAGTGCAACCGGATTTTGCTCTGTTTGGCGAAAAAGACCTGCAGCAGCTAACCATTATTCGCAAGCTGGTGCGCGATTTGATGCTTCCGGTAGAAATTATCGGCGGCGCCACCGTGCGCGACAGCGACGGCTTGGCAAAAAGCTCCCGTAATGGCTATCTCAGCATTGAAGACCGTGCCCTTGCACCGGCTCTGCAAAAGATTCTTCAGACCATGGCAAAAGACCTGCGAGCGGGTGACACACACTTTACACGCCTGTCTGAACACGCGAAAATAGAACTGTTGAATGCCGGTTTGCGACCCGATTACGTTAACATCGTTAACAGCCAGACCCTGAAGCCAGCAACCGCGGATGATCGCGAGCTTGCCATTCTGGCCGCGGTGTTTCTGGGCACTACCCGGCTCATCGACAATATTTCACTGGTCCGCTGA
- the pcnB gene encoding polynucleotide adenylyltransferase PcnB: MPKRLVDKLRSFMPGSSRKKPLGYQRRDISRDQHSVSRTAISEPAKKVLHRLNKAGYEAYLVGGGVRDILLSGQPKDFDIATDATPEEVHELFRNSRLIGRRFRIVHVVFGREVIEVTTFRGNANPADDDDDDRKTSEHGQLLRDNVYGNLEEDALRRDFTINALYYCIRDFSVIDFANGVDDLNNRQMRLIGDPETRYREDPVRMLRAIRFAAKLDFAIEPATEAPIRELAPLLTHIPAARLFDEVLKLFSAGYGEATFDKLRHYDLLAPLFPDTASALAAGEPDELIRQALRNTDSRIAQGKSVTPYFLFAAMLWPALQAEWRRRQDNGDPVQPALHSAISKVIGRQVQATSIPKRFSGPMKEIWELQMRLPRRQGKRALITLGHPRFRAAYDFLLVRESAGEIEPGLGQWWTQFQRLDERAQERMITDLDSGEAKPRKRRRKPVKRPPQDS, from the coding sequence ATGCCTAAAAGACTCGTCGACAAACTGCGCTCGTTCATGCCCGGCAGCTCCCGGAAGAAACCCCTTGGCTATCAGCGGAGGGACATTTCGCGGGACCAGCACAGCGTTTCCCGCACGGCCATCAGTGAGCCCGCCAAAAAAGTTCTGCATCGCCTCAACAAAGCCGGCTACGAAGCCTATCTGGTGGGCGGCGGCGTGCGCGACATACTGCTCAGTGGCCAACCCAAAGATTTCGACATTGCGACCGACGCAACGCCGGAAGAAGTGCACGAACTGTTTCGCAACTCGCGCCTGATTGGCCGCCGGTTTCGCATTGTGCACGTGGTCTTCGGCCGCGAAGTCATCGAGGTAACAACCTTCCGCGGCAATGCCAACCCCGCCGATGATGACGATGACGATCGCAAAACCAGCGAACACGGGCAGCTGCTGCGCGATAACGTTTACGGCAACCTCGAAGAAGATGCGCTGCGCCGGGATTTCACAATCAATGCCCTTTACTACTGCATTCGCGATTTCAGCGTTATTGACTTCGCAAACGGCGTTGATGACCTGAACAACCGCCAGATGCGGTTGATTGGCGACCCGGAAACCCGTTACCGGGAAGACCCTGTGCGCATGCTGCGCGCCATTCGTTTCGCCGCCAAGCTCGATTTTGCCATCGAGCCGGCCACCGAGGCCCCCATTCGCGAGCTGGCACCGCTGCTCACTCACATTCCCGCGGCGCGGCTGTTTGACGAAGTGCTAAAACTGTTTTCCGCCGGCTACGGCGAAGCAACCTTTGACAAACTACGCCACTACGACTTGCTGGCACCGTTATTTCCCGACACCGCCAGCGCGCTGGCAGCCGGTGAACCCGACGAACTAATCCGCCAGGCCCTGCGCAACACCGACTCACGCATAGCCCAAGGCAAATCCGTTACCCCGTATTTCCTGTTCGCCGCCATGTTGTGGCCTGCGCTGCAAGCCGAATGGCGCCGGCGCCAAGACAACGGCGATCCGGTACAACCGGCTCTGCACAGTGCGATTTCCAAGGTGATTGGCCGCCAGGTACAGGCGACGTCTATCCCCAAGCGATTCTCCGGGCCCATGAAGGAAATCTGGGAACTGCAGATGCGCCTGCCACGGCGCCAGGGAAAACGCGCACTGATCACCTTAGGGCATCCGCGTTTTCGCGCCGCCTATGATTTCTTGTTGGTGCGCGAGAGCGCCGGCGAGATTGAGCCCGGTCTTGGCCAGTGGTGGACACAGTTTCAACGACTTGACGAGCGTGCCCAGGAACGCATGATTACAGATCTTGACAGCGGTGAAGCCAAACCTCGCAAGCGCCGGCGTAAACCGGTTAAGCGGCCCCCGCAGGATTCATGA
- the panB gene encoding 3-methyl-2-oxobutanoate hydroxymethyltransferase, with amino-acid sequence MAVTINTLREYKQRGEAFSALTSYDATFAQLVSEAGVDVILIGDSLGMVLQGNDSTLPVTMDQMVYHVSCVAKGNRGSLVMADMPFMSYGTTEAALENAAELMRAGAHMVKLEGTDWMRDTIQALSERGVPVCAHLGLTPQFVNKFGGYKVQGRDEKAADLMVENACELEAAGADVILLECVPAALAARIAKAVKAPVIGIGAGADTDGQVLVVHDMLGMTPGRKPRFVKDFLAESGSVANALAAYAKAVSERTFPAEEHTFKA; translated from the coding sequence ATGGCCGTTACCATCAATACACTGCGGGAATACAAACAGCGCGGCGAAGCATTTTCCGCACTGACCTCCTACGATGCCACCTTTGCCCAGCTGGTCAGCGAAGCCGGCGTAGACGTCATTCTTATCGGCGACTCGCTTGGCATGGTCCTGCAGGGCAACGACAGCACCCTGCCCGTCACCATGGACCAAATGGTGTACCACGTCAGCTGCGTCGCCAAAGGCAATCGCGGCTCACTGGTGATGGCCGACATGCCATTTATGAGCTACGGCACTACCGAAGCCGCGCTGGAAAACGCGGCAGAGCTCATGCGTGCCGGCGCCCATATGGTCAAATTGGAAGGCACCGACTGGATGCGAGATACCATTCAGGCGCTCAGCGAACGCGGCGTTCCAGTGTGCGCGCACCTGGGCCTGACACCGCAGTTCGTCAACAAGTTCGGCGGTTATAAAGTGCAAGGGCGAGACGAAAAGGCCGCAGACCTGATGGTTGAAAACGCCTGCGAGCTGGAAGCCGCCGGCGCCGATGTTATTCTGCTGGAATGCGTGCCCGCCGCACTGGCTGCACGCATTGCAAAAGCCGTCAAAGCTCCGGTGATCGGTATTGGCGCAGGCGCCGACACCGACGGCCAAGTGCTGGTGGTACACGACATGCTGGGCATGACCCCTGGCCGCAAACCGCGCTTTGTGAAAGACTTCTTGGCTGAAAGCGGCTCCGTTGCCAACGCCCTGGCAGCCTACGCCAAAGCCGTTAGCGAGCGCACATTCCCCGCCGAAGAGCACACGTTTAAAGCATGA
- a CDS encoding sigma-54-dependent transcriptional regulator — protein sequence MPRILIVEDEDIIRSAVRKMLTHAGYDVTDAGSVEEAEEHDLGSFDLIISDLRLPGAPGTEMIRRAPATPVLIMTSYASLRSAVDSMKLGAVEYIAKPFDHDEMLASVAAILARKSTPAAADDSGAVTTKTVTQASESDPASIMFGQCEPMQRVFTLIRKVAPTETTVLIQGESGTGKELAARALHLMSPRAAAPLISVNCAAIPESLIESELFGHEKGAFTGAVGARTGLIEAANGGSLFLDEIGELPAEAQARLLRVLQEGEIRKVGSTQSLKVNVRMLAATHRNLKAMTRTGEFREDLFYRLNVMQVRIPPLRDRQGDILILAQRFLKRQGAKMGKPDLQLSADAVRTIERHRWPGNVRELENAIERATILCDSELITPALLDLNGDGDSEYIPETLVAGNNKQAHTQSADSQGDLSLEDYFQHFVLENQDRMSETELAQKLGISRKSLWERRQRLGIPRKKTSGS from the coding sequence ATGCCCCGTATCCTGATTGTTGAAGATGAAGACATCATTCGCTCCGCAGTCCGTAAGATGCTGACCCACGCCGGCTACGACGTCACCGACGCTGGTTCGGTGGAGGAAGCCGAAGAGCATGACCTGGGCAGTTTCGATCTGATCATATCCGATCTTCGATTACCCGGTGCTCCGGGCACCGAAATGATCCGACGCGCACCGGCAACGCCGGTGCTGATTATGACCAGCTACGCCAGCCTGCGCTCTGCCGTTGACTCTATGAAACTGGGGGCCGTGGAGTACATCGCCAAGCCTTTTGATCACGACGAAATGCTGGCGTCGGTAGCCGCCATTCTGGCGCGCAAATCCACGCCGGCGGCGGCTGATGACAGCGGCGCCGTGACCACCAAAACAGTGACCCAGGCCTCCGAGTCAGACCCGGCAAGTATCATGTTTGGTCAGTGCGAACCTATGCAGCGGGTGTTCACCCTGATTCGCAAAGTGGCACCCACCGAAACCACGGTGCTTATTCAGGGTGAGTCCGGTACCGGCAAGGAACTGGCAGCTCGCGCCCTTCACTTGATGAGCCCGCGGGCGGCGGCTCCACTGATTTCCGTTAACTGCGCGGCCATTCCCGAAAGCTTGATTGAATCGGAACTGTTCGGCCACGAAAAAGGTGCCTTCACCGGTGCCGTCGGCGCCCGTACCGGGCTGATTGAGGCTGCCAACGGCGGTAGTCTGTTTCTGGACGAAATAGGCGAACTGCCCGCCGAAGCTCAAGCCAGGCTACTGCGGGTTTTGCAAGAGGGCGAAATCCGTAAGGTGGGGTCTACCCAAAGCCTCAAAGTAAACGTGCGCATGCTGGCAGCCACCCACCGCAACTTAAAAGCCATGACCCGCACCGGCGAATTCCGCGAAGATTTGTTCTATCGCCTGAACGTCATGCAGGTGCGCATCCCCCCGCTGCGCGATCGCCAAGGAGATATTCTGATACTGGCGCAGCGCTTTTTAAAGCGCCAAGGTGCCAAAATGGGCAAACCCGATTTACAGCTCAGCGCAGACGCCGTGCGCACTATAGAGCGGCATCGCTGGCCGGGAAACGTACGGGAACTGGAAAATGCCATTGAACGGGCCACTATTTTATGTGATTCCGAACTGATTACCCCTGCACTGCTGGATCTGAACGGCGACGGCGACAGCGAGTACATCCCCGAAACTCTGGTGGCCGGTAACAACAAGCAAGCCCATACCCAAAGTGCAGACAGCCAGGGCGACCTGTCGCTGGAAGACTACTTTCAACACTTTGTGCTGGAGAATCAGGACCGCATGAGTGAAACCGAATTGGCCCAAAAACTGGGTATCAGTCGTAAATCTTTATGGGAAAGGCGCCAGCGCCTGGGCATTCCTCGCAAAAAAACGTCTGGCAGCTGA
- a CDS encoding ATP-binding protein produces the protein MNFSAAGLLLVSVAYLSLLFGIAWVSERGLLPRKLVRHPLIYVLSLGVYAGIWSVYASVGAAAETGYGFLAYYVGISGAFLLAPVLLNPYMRIGRAYQLTSLADLFAYRYRSQWAGTLVTLCSGAAILALLSMQIQAVTSSASILAPDVSPNVISALFSVTVVLFAILFGTRRSAHASNHRGLVVAIAFDSLVKLLALLLLGGIILFGVFGGPDALQLWLDQNQTPVVDMAMSIDDASWRAVMLMSFASVLVLPHMYHMIFSENPSPASLAKASWGFPLYLLLLGLPIPLILWGGQELGVTTTANYYSIGIGQALGSPALTLMMYIAGLSAASGLMIVSTLALAGMALNHIVLPLKTPKDQADIYRWLQWVKRLLIALILFLALMFHETLGKNLQLSILGAISLSGTLQLLPGALGVIFWPEGNRRGLIAGLLTGLAIWVTTLMFPFSGAANLLLWLGSPVVPTAGNWHLFMFLSLGTNVAMFVVVSVLSSSNSEERSAAQACSLGALSRPQRRELLATSSADFVRQLSAPLGQDGAQREVERALLQLKLPEVEYRPYQLRRLRDQVEANLSGLMGPEIARDMLKRHLGFKPMQRAAQDIRYVEGALGDYQNRLTGLAGELDNLRRHYRQTLLNLPIPACSVGEDGEILMWNQTMERLTGISADEVVGARLATLPPHWHQLLDDFNQGEDVHRYKHRLDLRGRPHWLNLHKAALSGPDHAESGSIIMVEDQTEIRLLEDELMHSERLASVGRLAAGVAHEIGNPVTGISSLAQNLRLETDNPDILDTADQIQQQTRRISNILQSLMNFARTGNHAPANRYEPVQIRRCVQESINLLSLSDKGLGISYLNECPPELLILGDEQRLVQVFVNLLTNARDASPDGGEVRVIGKADDYSAIIEVIDQGSGIAADKLDHIFEPFYTTKPTNKGTGLGLALVYSIVEEHYGNIQAQSPAYSPAQLNAAGSRNPGTCIRLKLPAYEPEDTPAAYSQNQRS, from the coding sequence ATGAATTTTAGTGCTGCCGGCCTGCTGCTGGTCAGCGTTGCGTATCTGAGCCTGCTGTTCGGCATTGCCTGGGTATCAGAGCGTGGCTTGCTGCCACGCAAGCTGGTGCGCCACCCGCTCATTTACGTTCTTAGCCTGGGCGTGTACGCCGGCATTTGGTCGGTGTATGCATCGGTGGGTGCCGCGGCGGAAACCGGTTACGGCTTTCTGGCCTATTACGTGGGCATCAGCGGTGCGTTTTTGTTGGCACCGGTGCTGCTGAATCCGTACATGCGTATCGGGCGGGCGTATCAGCTAACCTCGTTGGCTGACCTTTTTGCGTATCGCTATCGCAGCCAATGGGCGGGCACTTTGGTCACACTGTGCTCTGGCGCCGCCATTCTGGCGTTGCTGAGCATGCAGATTCAGGCCGTCACCAGTTCTGCCAGCATTCTTGCCCCCGATGTGTCGCCTAACGTTATTAGTGCTCTGTTCAGCGTAACTGTGGTGCTGTTCGCCATTTTGTTTGGCACCCGCCGCAGCGCCCACGCCAGCAATCACCGGGGGCTGGTGGTGGCCATCGCCTTTGATTCACTGGTGAAGCTGCTGGCACTGCTGCTATTAGGCGGCATCATTCTGTTTGGTGTATTTGGCGGCCCCGATGCCCTTCAGCTCTGGCTGGACCAGAACCAGACTCCCGTTGTTGACATGGCCATGAGTATCGACGACGCCAGTTGGCGGGCGGTTATGCTGATGTCTTTTGCATCGGTGCTGGTTCTGCCACACATGTACCACATGATTTTCAGCGAGAACCCGTCTCCGGCGTCGCTGGCCAAAGCCAGCTGGGGCTTCCCCCTGTACCTGTTGCTGCTAGGCCTGCCGATACCGCTGATTCTCTGGGGTGGCCAGGAGCTTGGGGTAACCACAACTGCCAATTACTACAGCATTGGCATTGGCCAGGCCCTGGGCAGCCCGGCGTTAACGCTGATGATGTACATTGCAGGGCTGTCTGCCGCCAGTGGCTTAATGATTGTAAGCACCCTGGCGCTTGCGGGTATGGCCCTGAACCACATTGTATTGCCCCTGAAAACGCCCAAAGATCAGGCCGACATCTACCGCTGGCTGCAATGGGTCAAGCGGCTGCTGATTGCCCTGATCCTGTTTCTGGCTCTGATGTTTCATGAAACCCTGGGCAAAAATCTGCAGCTGTCGATTCTTGGCGCAATCTCCCTGAGCGGCACCTTGCAACTATTACCCGGCGCTTTAGGTGTCATCTTCTGGCCCGAAGGCAACCGTCGCGGTCTGATCGCCGGCCTGTTGACCGGACTGGCAATCTGGGTGACCACCCTGATGTTCCCCTTTTCCGGCGCTGCAAATCTACTGCTGTGGCTGGGCAGTCCGGTAGTGCCGACTGCCGGTAACTGGCACCTGTTTATGTTCCTCAGCCTGGGCACCAACGTCGCGATGTTCGTGGTGGTGTCTGTGCTTAGCTCCAGCAACAGTGAAGAACGCAGCGCCGCCCAAGCCTGCTCGCTTGGGGCCTTGTCGCGGCCGCAGCGGCGCGAATTGCTGGCCACATCGTCTGCAGACTTTGTACGCCAGCTCAGCGCTCCTCTGGGACAAGATGGCGCCCAGCGCGAGGTGGAACGTGCACTGCTGCAACTGAAACTGCCCGAAGTAGAGTACCGCCCTTATCAGCTAAGGCGCCTGCGAGACCAGGTGGAAGCCAATCTGTCGGGCCTGATGGGGCCGGAAATCGCCCGTGATATGCTCAAGCGCCATTTGGGTTTCAAACCCATGCAGCGAGCAGCTCAGGATATTCGCTACGTGGAAGGCGCCTTGGGCGACTATCAGAACCGGCTCACCGGGTTAGCCGGTGAGCTGGACAATCTGCGCCGGCATTATCGTCAGACCCTGCTAAATCTGCCCATACCCGCCTGTTCAGTGGGTGAAGACGGCGAGATCTTGATGTGGAATCAGACCATGGAGCGCCTGACGGGCATCAGCGCCGACGAAGTGGTTGGCGCGCGCCTGGCCACCTTGCCGCCGCATTGGCACCAGCTTCTGGACGACTTTAACCAGGGCGAAGACGTGCACCGCTACAAACACCGCCTGGACCTGCGTGGCCGGCCACACTGGCTGAACTTGCACAAAGCCGCCCTGAGCGGGCCCGACCATGCCGAGAGCGGCAGCATTATTATGGTCGAAGACCAAACCGAGATTCGCTTGCTCGAAGACGAACTGATGCACAGCGAACGGCTGGCCTCAGTGGGCCGGCTGGCCGCCGGTGTCGCTCACGAGATCGGCAACCCGGTTACCGGCATTTCTTCGCTGGCGCAAAATCTGCGACTGGAAACCGATAACCCGGATATTCTGGACACCGCCGACCAGATTCAGCAGCAAACCCGGCGCATCTCGAATATTCTGCAGTCACTGATGAATTTCGCCCGCACCGGCAATCACGCCCCCGCCAACCGTTACGAGCCTGTGCAAATACGCCGCTGCGTGCAAGAGTCCATCAATTTATTGTCGTTGAGCGACAAGGGGTTGGGCATTTCGTACCTCAACGAGTGCCCTCCGGAACTGCTCATTCTGGGGGATGAGCAGCGGCTGGTGCAGGTGTTTGTAAACCTGCTGACCAACGCCCGTGACGCCTCGCCGGACGGCGGCGAAGTGCGGGTGATTGGCAAGGCCGATGACTACTCGGCTATCATCGAAGTCATTGACCAGGGAAGCGGCATCGCCGCTGACAAGCTTGATCACATTTTTGAGCCGTTTTACACCACCAAACCTACCAATAAAGGCACAGGTCTTGGTCTAGCTCTGGTTTACAGCATTGTTGAAGAGCACTATGGCAATATTCAGGCGCAGAGTCCGGCGTATAGCCCGGCGCAGCTCAACGCCGCAGGCAGCCGCAACCCGGGCACCTGCATTCGCCTGAAGCTGCCTGCTTACGAGCCCGAAGATACACCCGCTGCCTACAGCCAGAATCAAAGGTCCTAG